The Vibrio cyclitrophicus sequence GTAAAGCAACCAAAGATCCAATCAAATCCTTTCTTCTCGCGATTTCAGCTGGTATCCATATCGGTATTGCGTTTGTGTTTTACACCATCGTGACGACCGGTGCTGGTGATTTGCCATGGGGCATTACTCGCTTACTCGGTGGCTTGGCATTTAGCTTAGGCTTGATCCTTGTGGTTGTTACTGGCGGCGAGCTGTTTACAAGTTCGGTATTAACTTTGGTGGCACGCGCAAGTGGCAAGATCACTTGGCGTACCCTGGTTAAGAACTGGGCGACAGTTTATGTAGGTAACTTGATCGGCGCGTTGCTGCTGGTGGCTTGTATGTTACTAACCAAACAGTACATGTTCGACCACGGCCAAGTGGGTTTGAATGCAATGGCGATCTCCCAACATAAGATGCACCACGATTTTGTCCAAGCTATCGCACTAGGCATCATGTGTAATGTATTAGTTTGTATTGCAGTATGGATGACGTTTAGTGGACGTACACTGACTGACAAAATTGCGGTAATGATTTTACCTGTTGCGATGTTCGTATCAGCGGGTTTTGAGCACTGTATTGCGAATATGTTCCAAGTGCCTTTAGCAATCGGCGTCAAAACATTTGCTCCTGCTGAATTCTGGACAATGACGGGCGCTAACCCTGCGGA is a genomic window containing:
- the focA gene encoding formate transporter FocA, coding for MNLNQFDSLLPPQMAERAADIGVGKATKDPIKSFLLAISAGIHIGIAFVFYTIVTTGAGDLPWGITRLLGGLAFSLGLILVVVTGGELFTSSVLTLVARASGKITWRTLVKNWATVYVGNLIGALLLVACMLLTKQYMFDHGQVGLNAMAISQHKMHHDFVQAIALGIMCNVLVCIAVWMTFSGRTLTDKIAVMILPVAMFVSAGFEHCIANMFQVPLAIGVKTFAPAEFWTMTGANPADYVDLNMMDFLMNNLLPVTIGNIIGGGIFVGMWYWLIYLRD